From Amaranthus tricolor cultivar Red isolate AtriRed21 chromosome 4, ASM2621246v1, whole genome shotgun sequence:
CTTTCACTTGGCCGCATAAAGAGACTACACTTCTTTTCCACCAAGCTCCACAAGGGAGATCAGCATCATCAGTTTCATCATCCTTTCCAGTAGGAGGCTTTGATATAAAAGATGATGAATCCATTACATCATCAGATGGTTCAAGATGATCACTCAAAACAATACTTTCACCGTAAATCTCAGATCCACTAATATCTGTCGCATTGTGAAATGAACTAAATGCACCAGTCCCATACAAGTTTTGCTCTTTGTCACCAACATCTAGCCGGTGTAGAGTCGTAGCTTCATCAAACCCTGAACCATGAATTGACAACATCTGATCACCCTTCTGCTCAAGTAATGGAATACCAGGAAACTCCTCCGGTACATTTAAACTATCTATTTTCCAATTTTCCTCTTCCTTCTGCTCAACTTTACCCTCTTTGTCCACATTCATCTCAATAGCAAGCTCACCTTCTTTAACTCCTTTAGATGTTTCAAAGCTTTCTGCTGCTATGGGCAAATTCTCATGCTGACTTGGTGGAAAGACAAAGTGACCAGACATAAAAAGAGCCCTAGAAGTTTCCGATTCATAATCTTCACTTACAGTTGAATCCTTCTCATGGATTGATTCGACTCCCCCTGGACTAGGAGCTGCAGCGTAAGTGGAAGCTGTTAGTGACACAACTTCCCATTCGTTTCCACGTGGAACGACTTCCTCTCCCTCTTCAGTTCCAGGGGAGTTTGTCTCCTCTACATCTTTATCATTGGCCATCTAGCATATAAAATTATGCAAGGATCAGACCAAGTAAAGAAAAATGACTATCAACCCCCCAAAAAAGGTAAGTAACATaaaattccaacaaattgtAACTTGATTGCATACAGCAGTATATTGATCTGAGTAAAAGTAATGCAATCTGCTAAAATCctttataaattatgataaaagcAAGCTTAAAGCTGGAACTTCCAACTAGTAAATCAACTATTGTTTAGTTTTTCATCAGTTGGCATAAAATTCTACATCTTTATCATCCATCTTGCATATGATACTCCTATTATCCAAAGATAACTATCAAATCCCAAAAAGATAAATGACATAAAATTCTCAGCAAAGGGTAACTTGATTGAATGCAGCAGTAAATCGGTCGAATAAAAGTAATCATATCTGCTAAAGTCCTTTTAAAGCTATAACAGTACCAAAACTTAAAACTGGAACTTCCAACAAGTAAATCaatttttgttcaaattttctatCAGTAGGGATGCAATTCCAAATTCTTGAATATCTTTCACAAGCTACAACTATTAACAAAAGAACCTTCGAAGCCTAATCTAACCTAACCAGGTATACATCCATATTCATTACCTCACGATGGTCCAACTAAAATcaattacactaaaaataacCACATGATGTAAAGCAACAACACAAACACATAACATAAGCAAGATCATCCACAACCACGACTAAAAAGTTACATTGTTCAACCATTCGCCTAAGAAGTTTCTCCAGCAAGAtcatccatattcatttctaactaaaattttctcCAGAAATtacatcaaaacaaaattaaaaaataactataagCGAATAGTCGTCAAATCATCCTCAATAACAGAAAAAATCATCAACATTTAATCACAAAGTGATTGTTTActcattaaaatgaaaaaaacaaatatcaaTCACAtcctacaaacgcaaattttaTACAGAAGCAATCAATTCAACAAAGCCAACAGAAATCCAATTATCCAAAACatataacaaacaaaaaaaggaaaactgATTAAAGCTAAGTTCAGTATCAAATCaacatcacaaaaataaaaaattcaatccAAACAATTAGAAATCAACAATTAAAAAGAAGAGAGGAGAGAACTTACAGAGAAATCGACGAAAGAATCAGAAGTGATCGAGAGAAATGGAAAACTAAAAAGAgtttagagaaaaaaaaatggagaTGTTAAAATAATGAAGGAAGGATGGAATGAGATAGAGAAACCGGGAGAGCCGGTGAAGAGACGGATTGGAGATTAGTAAAGTATCGGGTTTATACCGGTTATTGTTTGATAACTTTTAAGTAATTACTTGTTGTGAATGTTACTATGcggaaaaattttataaatgtaATACAACTAATGTTTTATGAATGCTACAATGTggaattttcattattattattattactttttttttttaaaaaagtaaacgAACA
This genomic window contains:
- the LOC130811329 gene encoding ATG8-interacting protein 2, which codes for MANDKDVEETNSPGTEEGEEVVPRGNEWEVVSLTASTYAAAPSPGGVESIHEKDSTVSEDYESETSRALFMSGHFVFPPSQHENLPIAAESFETSKGVKEGELAIEMNVDKEGKVEQKEEENWKIDSLNVPEEFPGIPLLEQKGDQMLSIHGSGFDEATTLHRLDVGDKEQNLYGTGAFSSFHNATDISGSEIYGESIVLSDHLEPSDDVMDSSSFISKPPTGKDDETDDADLPCGAWWKRSVVSLCGQVKDTSTFWSIFVAAAVMGLVILGQQWQQERWQVLQQRWQLSVGDEKSVRILSRLKEMIVGGTRRSTCITAASADR